The nucleotide window TCATTACTCACCCCAGTCTACGGGGTCATCGTTTAGAATCTTTTCCCTCACGCTCTCCTGCTCGTCTGCGATCCGTTGCTGTCTGTCCATCAGCTGCTCGATGGTTCCGCTATCAACCTCTCTCGCACCGTCGGACGAGACAACCATTGCGTCAAGCTCTCCGCCAACGCCACTGGCTTTCGACGCTTGGTGATGGGCAGCGGCAATCGTAGCAAACGTATCTGAAATCGAATTGTCCTTTGCGTAGTCCCCCTTTATAAACTCGGACTCTGCAGGCTGTGATCCACTTCCAATCGTTGCGTAGCCGAGGTCGTTCTGCGGATTGTGATCCCCACTACTAATCTGATACACACCCGCTCCGTCGGGACCTACGCCACCGATGAGAAAATTAAGATTGCGGTTTATCTCACGACGAACTTGTTCTGACTCTGCAAGAATATCCTCGAAGAAACTGTCTTTAAACTGATGCTGTCGGCTGAGATCTTCGAGCGAGAGCCCGTACGGTTTGGGGGCGTGCGTCTCGATCTTCTTCTGTACGAGCCGTCTGTACTCCTTCGCTGCTATTTGTGCAGCAGTCTGCACCCACGGTTCTCTTTCCTTATCATTCAAAAAGTATATCAGAGAATCGTCCACTTCGTTCAAGTACTGCTCTCCCAGCTCGACACTCCCGGCTATCACGCCGACAAGATGTGTCTCATCGAGAAAATCTCCAACCTCGTTCAGCTTCGTCTCCGGATGCTCGTGTTCGATTGCCGACTGCTGTCGCGTCGTGATCATACGGTCAGACGAGACAACACCTTCGGGTCGTCCGTCCCGTGTGCGGAGATTGCTGCGATACCGACTGTCACACCAGTCTGCTAGCTCCCTCCAGAAATATAAAATCTGTTCGAGCTATCGAGTACGTCCGCCGATAACTCATCCATTATCGACGATCAGTTCTGGCACCAGAAACACCTCGCCGTCGAACTTCACGGCCGGCACTGTCTCCCCCTCGGTCGCGCCGTCCGCGTCGAAGAAGTCGGGGTTGGGGACGCTGACGGCTTCGAACGTCTCCGGATCGAGCACCTGGACGGCGTTCTCGTCCTCGACGGCCACGAGTGTCACGGGGTCGCCGTCGTCGACGTGGCCCAGCTGCTCGGCGTCGCTCAGGTCCGCGTCCGTCTGGAACTGTCGGCCGCTCCGGAGCCGGACGCCGGTGATCGCTCCGCCGACGGTCTCCACCACCACGGGCCCCGACCCCTCGACGGCCGTCAGCCCGGCGGGCTCGGGGTCGATCACGTCGCCCGGGCGGAACCGTGGCAGTCGGACGGAGTAGGTGACGCGGTACACCTCGTTGCCGTCGCTGTCTTCGGTGACGAGTGTCGCCGACTCCGAGACGCTCCCGCCCAGTTCGCGGACGATCCGGTCCGCGACGCGGCCGCCGAGCTTCGTCGTGGACAGCTTCACGTTCGGGCCGTCGTCCGTCCGGTCGACCTCCGTCAGGAACGCCTCCCGGTCGCCGGCGTCCTCTCGCTCGGCGACCACCTCGCGGACGATCTCGACGGCGCGGTCGCGTTCGTCGCTCGACGGCCGACGGTCCACCGCCCGCACCTGGACGGTCGCGGCGTACGAACCGCCCGCGATCCGGCCACACCGCTCGCACGTCTGCCGGGCGATCTTCACCGGGACCGTCGTCTCCGCCTCGACGGCCGACTCGCGGACGATCCCCGTGAACTGACAGTGCATCCGGATCGTCGTCTCGTCGACCTGCTCCGGCTCGACACCCCAGGTCACCTCTCGGGCGTCTAAGTGGACCCCAAGCGACTGTGTCACCTCCTCTACGGCCACGTCCGTGTAGTCACGGGCGCCAACGTCCACCCAACGGTTGCCCCGGTGGACGGCGCCACACCGGGCACACACCCGGACCTGGACCCGGTCGGGGGCGTCGACGAGGTCGAACGTCTCGAAGTAACAGTCGTCACACAGCAACCGGTCCCGGTCGCGCGGCGCCCCGGGCAACGGCTCCTCCCGCGGCGGGACGGCGTCGCCACACTCCGGGCAGAACTCCCGGCGTTCCCGCGTCTCGCTCATAGCCGTCGTTGTTCGTCTGAAGGTATAAGAGGACTGAGTCAGGGAACCTGCACCACTACGTCCAATTGTAGTCTAGAAACACACCGTGTACGATAAAGTCCGACGGCCTCAGTTCCCGGTCCACCGCAACAACGCCAGCGTCCCCTCGAAGAGGACGACCATCGTCGCGGCGACGATGATCGGCGACATCCCGGTGGGGTCCGGGGAGAGGACGAACGAGATTCCGAGGAACGACCCCCAGAACAGGAGCCGGCGCTGCTCCAGCCACACCCGGCTGACGACACCCATCATTGTCGCCAACTGGATGAACAGGGGGATCTGGAACACGACGGCCATGTACCCCATCAGCAGGAGGATGAGGTTGAACGTCTCCCGGAGGCCGAACGCCAACTGCGCGCTCGCCTCCGTGTAGCCGATGAAGTACTGGAAGATCGCCGGCAGCACGACGAAGTGAGCGAACGCGATCCCGACCAACGCGAGCACGAGACTCGTCGGCACTGCCGCGAGGTAGTAGCGCCGCTCGTTGGGGTACAGCCCCGGCCGCATGAACCGGTACGTCTGGTAGACGAACACCGGCAGTGCGGCGACGACCCCCGCCAGTCCAGCCACCTTCAGCTTCGTCAAGAGGAGCTCCAACGGGCCGTACACGTACGGTCGGTAGTTGTCGAACCCGACGTGTGAGTCCCAGAGGAAGGTGATGATCGACTCCGCGTTCGGCACCGCCTCGGTGACGTTGCCGGCGACGAGCACGCCGAGCGTCACCGCGCCGCCGACGGCGAACACCGCGCCCAGCCGGCGCATCATCTCCTCGATGTGCTCCGTGAGCGGCATCTCCTCGTCGGACTCCGGTCCCTCGCCGAACAGTCCGTCGTCGTCTGTGTCGTCGACGACACCGGCCCCGCCGGCGGTCCCCGTGCCGCCGCCGCCGGCGGTTCCCGTCCCGGCGCCGACCGGCTCGGCCCCCGGCGTGGCGTCGCCGCTCACCTTCCGCGGCCCCCTGTCGACGAGGGCGTCCTCTGCCAGCGGAGCCTCCGGCGTCGCGTCTGGGTCCCGGTCCTCACCGGGTTCGCCGTGACGCTCGACGTCGTCGTCCGTCGGCGACGACTCCGACGGTTCGTCGCGCTGGTCGTCCACACCGTCCGGGAGCCGGTCGTCGGCGACCCCGTCGACATCACGGTCCGGGGTGGCCGGTGGGTCGTCGTCGCGTCTGGGGCGGTCGTACCCACCCCGGTCGCCGACGGTCTGAGCGTCGTCGACGGGAGTGTCTGCCGAGGCGCCGGAGGCGTCACCGTCGGTACCGTCGTCGTCACTCGGGCCGTCGGAATCTCCGGTGGTGTCCGGCTCGGAGCGCTCCTCGCCGTCGACCCGTTGGAAGTCCGCCCGGCCGCTCCCGTTCGTGCGTTCGTCGTCCGACACCCGTGAGAAGCCGCCGTCGTGGGACTCGGTGGTGTCCGCGTCCGGAGCCGACCCGCCGTCGTCGGATTCGGGGCCGGCTGTGTCCGCCGGCCGCTCGTCGTCCCCGTCCGAGCCGTCGGTCATACTGTGGCCTACACCCCCGGTGCATTATAGGCCTTTTCCGATCTACTCGCGGCGAAACGACCGTCGTGACCTCTCGGAGCAGAAGGTTGATAACGACCACTCGGCTCCCTTCCCGTATGTCCAGTGCCCTCGACGAGGACACTCAGGAGACTCTCGCCCAGGGCAGAGAGACCCTCGGCGCGATGCTCCGGTCCGCACAGAAGGACCTCCAGAAGGTGTTCATCGTCTTCGTCGTCGGGTTCATGGGAACGTTCTACGCCCTCCGTCTGTACGTCTGGGAGTTCCTGAAGAACGTCACCAGGGCTCGTCTCGATGCCCAGACTGCCGGCGAGGTGGAGATCATCGCCCAGACCCCGTTCGACGTGATCCTGTTGCAGGCGAAGATCGGCCTCGTGATCGGAATCGTCGTCGCCATCCCACCGTTGCTCTACTTCTCGCGTGACGCGCTCCGGGTGCGCGGGATGTGGCCCGACGCCCCGGTCGCCCGGTGGAAGCTCGCGGGCATCGGACTGCTCGCGGCCGGGTTGTTCGTCGCTGGCGTCCTGTACGGCTACTCCGTCTTCTTCCCGTTCATGTTCGCGTTCCTGGCGAACAACGCGCTGTCGGCCGGCATCCAGCCGACCTACTCCATCGTGAAGTGGGCGCAGTTCATCGCGTTGCTCACCTTCTCGTTCGGCTTCGCCGCCCAGATGCCGTTGCTCGTCACGGCGCTGTCGTACGCCGAGATCGTCCCCTACGAGACGTTCCGGAACAAGTGGCGTCACGCGGTCGCACTCATCTTCGTGTTCGGGGCGTTCTTCTCCCCACCGGACCCGTTCACCCAGATCATGTGGGCGATCCCGTTGATCCTGCTGTACGGCGCCTCGTTGTTCCTCGCTCGGGTCGTCGTCACCGCTCGCCGGGGAGGCGAGACGGTCGACGTGGCCGCGACGATCCGCGCCGGGTGGAACCGAGTCGCCGCCGTCGCAGTCGTCGGCGGCGGCGCGACGTACCTCTTCTTCACCCGCGGGCCGGCCGCCAGCGTGAACGCGCTGCTGGCGGACACGAGCGTCACGAGCGCTCAGATTCCCGTTCTGTCTGGCCCGGCGCTCCTGGCGGCGACGGCCGCCGTCGCCGTCGCCGCCGGCGTGATCGCGCTCGCGGCGGTCGTCTACACCGAACTGGAGGCGGCCGTCACGGAGAGCGGCGAGTTCGGTAACCCCGCCGAAATCGCCCTCTCGGAGCTCGACGCCGAGGGTGTCCGGGCGGCACCGGACGAGGCGTTCGCCGCGCTGTCCGAAGAGGAGGTGCTCGCGCTCGCCGAGGAAGCCATCGCGGCCGACGCGAAGCCGAAGGCCCGCGCGCTGCTCGACCGTCACGACGAGGTGACTGGCGGTGACGACGCGACCGAGACGAGCGAGACGACCGACGCCACCGGCGGGACGGGCGTCCCCTCGGACCTGTTTGCCGCCGAGGTGGGGCTCCTCGGCGCCGTCCAACGGGGCGCAGGGTTCGTCGACTGGCGGAGCCGGGTCGGCGCCCTCTGGAACGTCCTGCTGGGCCTCGCCGTCGCCGTCTTCGGCGTCGGCTACGCGCTCGTCGAACGACCGACACTGTCGGGCGAGGTTCTGGCAGTCGTCGGGCTCTCTCGCCCGGATCTCCCGGCGACGCTGGGGCTGTCGCCGACGGCGACGCTCCTGGCGGCCGGCGGCGCTGGGCTCGCCGTCGCCGCCCTGTTCGGCGGCGTGATCGCCGTCTCGGCGGCGTACCTCGCCGGCACGGACCCGACGGCGGTGGACGTGCCGGCGCTGTCGACGACGGAACTCCGGCGAGCGCCGCCGGCGACGTTCGCGGCGCTGTCGGAACGCCGGGTGAACTACCTCGCCGACCGGCTCTCCGAGACGGACCCGGAGCGGGCCCGGGTGTTGCTCGACCGCTACGACGACCTGCAGTCGTCGTCGGCCGACACGACCCCCGACGCTCCCGACGCCGGCGCGATCCCCGGCGTCTCCGACGACGCCGGCAGTCGAGTGTCGCGTGCCAGTGGGGCGTTCCTAGACGACTTCACCGGCGGTGACGACGGTGAAGACGACATCGGCGGCTACTACGACGACGTCGCGTTCGTACTGGACTCGATGCGGGGCGGACTGTTCCGGATCGTCGCCGTGTTCGGACTCGTCCTCGCGGG belongs to Halobaculum sp. MBLA0143 and includes:
- a CDS encoding twin-arginine translocase subunit TatC translates to MTDGSDGDDERPADTAGPESDDGGSAPDADTTESHDGGFSRVSDDERTNGSGRADFQRVDGEERSEPDTTGDSDGPSDDDGTDGDASGASADTPVDDAQTVGDRGGYDRPRRDDDPPATPDRDVDGVADDRLPDGVDDQRDEPSESSPTDDDVERHGEPGEDRDPDATPEAPLAEDALVDRGPRKVSGDATPGAEPVGAGTGTAGGGGTGTAGGAGVVDDTDDDGLFGEGPESDEEMPLTEHIEEMMRRLGAVFAVGGAVTLGVLVAGNVTEAVPNAESIITFLWDSHVGFDNYRPYVYGPLELLLTKLKVAGLAGVVAALPVFVYQTYRFMRPGLYPNERRYYLAAVPTSLVLALVGIAFAHFVVLPAIFQYFIGYTEASAQLAFGLRETFNLILLLMGYMAVVFQIPLFIQLATMMGVVSRVWLEQRRLLFWGSFLGISFVLSPDPTGMSPIIVAATMVVLFEGTLALLRWTGN
- a CDS encoding twin-arginine translocase subunit TatC; protein product: MSSALDEDTQETLAQGRETLGAMLRSAQKDLQKVFIVFVVGFMGTFYALRLYVWEFLKNVTRARLDAQTAGEVEIIAQTPFDVILLQAKIGLVIGIVVAIPPLLYFSRDALRVRGMWPDAPVARWKLAGIGLLAAGLFVAGVLYGYSVFFPFMFAFLANNALSAGIQPTYSIVKWAQFIALLTFSFGFAAQMPLLVTALSYAEIVPYETFRNKWRHAVALIFVFGAFFSPPDPFTQIMWAIPLILLYGASLFLARVVVTARRGGETVDVAATIRAGWNRVAAVAVVGGGATYLFFTRGPAASVNALLADTSVTSAQIPVLSGPALLAATAAVAVAAGVIALAAVVYTELEAAVTESGEFGNPAEIALSELDAEGVRAAPDEAFAALSEEEVLALAEEAIAADAKPKARALLDRHDEVTGGDDATETSETTDATGGTGVPSDLFAAEVGLLGAVQRGAGFVDWRSRVGALWNVLLGLAVAVFGVGYALVERPTLSGEVLAVVGLSRPDLPATLGLSPTATLLAAGGAGLAVAALFGGVIAVSAAYLAGTDPTAVDVPALSTTELRRAPPATFAALSERRVNYLADRLSETDPERARVLLDRYDDLQSSSADTTPDAPDAGAIPGVSDDAGSRVSRASGAFLDDFTGGDDGEDDIGGYYDDVAFVLDSMRGGLFRIVAVFGLVLAGVFAWLYSGGIGDLREDFVARLPESVVGPGAENFGVIVLHPVEALIFEVKFSTLIAVAAALPVAAYYAWPALRDRGFVRGRKQVIFGWVAALLVGLAGGFALGYTTIAPSIISWLVADTLSANMVVSYRISDFFWLIFFTTAGIGILVDIPVLMLLLNSVGVSYQAMRRRWREVTIGLLVLAALFTPADIITMMLVTVPLMFAYGVGILALFFVTAGGRRNLAEPTVGGDDLKLGLDD
- a CDS encoding 60S ribosomal export protein NMD3 is translated as MSETRERREFCPECGDAVPPREEPLPGAPRDRDRLLCDDCYFETFDLVDAPDRVQVRVCARCGAVHRGNRWVDVGARDYTDVAVEEVTQSLGVHLDAREVTWGVEPEQVDETTIRMHCQFTGIVRESAVEAETTVPVKIARQTCERCGRIAGGSYAATVQVRAVDRRPSSDERDRAVEIVREVVAEREDAGDREAFLTEVDRTDDGPNVKLSTTKLGGRVADRIVRELGGSVSESATLVTEDSDGNEVYRVTYSVRLPRFRPGDVIDPEPAGLTAVEGSGPVVVETVGGAITGVRLRSGRQFQTDADLSDAEQLGHVDDGDPVTLVAVEDENAVQVLDPETFEAVSVPNPDFFDADGATEGETVPAVKFDGEVFLVPELIVDNG